A genomic region of Brienomyrus brachyistius isolate T26 chromosome 6, BBRACH_0.4, whole genome shotgun sequence contains the following coding sequences:
- the pabpc1l gene encoding polyadenylate-binding protein 1-like isoform X2 → MNSTGSSYPLASLYVGDLHPDVTEAMLYQKFSPAGPIMSIRVCRDIITRRSLGYAYINFHQPADAECALDTMNYEVIKGRPIRIMWSQRDPRLRKSGVGNIFIKNMDESIDNKALFDTFSAFGNILSCKVVCDENGSKGYGFVHFETQEAANRAIETMNGMLLNDRKVFVGHFKSRKDREAEFGAKAMEFTNVYVKNFGEDVDDEKLKEVFSEYGRTLSVRVMMDERGRSRGFGFVNFESHEDAQKAVEQMNGKELSGKVIYVGRAQKRLERQGELKRKFEQMKQERLHRYQGVNLYVKNLDDSIDDERLRKEFAPYGTITSAKVMMDGGHSKGFGFVCFSSPEEATKAVTEMNGRIVSTKPLYVALAQRKEERKAILTNQYLQRLASVRAMPGPVGAYQQSSGYYVSAMPQPQSRSFYAANTMSPIRAAPRWAAQPPRPHDPYLPQLVRTAPPRRASTPISTVRQASTQVPRGVSHSQRVANIGTQTVGGRTSMSAAAVRGVSQYKYSSGVRNMQPVIAMPGQTTMQQVVEPAVHVHGQEPLTASMLAAAPLMEQKQLLGERLYPLIQALHPSLAGKITGMLLEIDNSELLHMLESPESLHSKVDEAVAVLQAHQAKEISPNK, encoded by the exons ATGAACAGCACTGGCTCGTCATACCCCCTTGCCTCGCTGTACGTGGGGGACCTTCACCCTGATGTCACAGAGGCCATGCTCTACCAGAAGTTCTCTCCAGCAGGTCCCATAATGTCCATTCGTGTCTGCCGGGACATTATCACCCGACGGTCCCTCGGATATGCCTATATCAACTTTCATCAGCCTGCTGATG CGGAGTGTGCTTTGGACACGATGAACTACGAGGTCATCAAAGGTCGCCCTATTAGGATTATGTGGTCCCAGCGTGATCCTAGACTACGCAAGTCTGGTGTTGGAAACATCTTTATTAAGAATATGGATGAGTCAATTGATAACAAGGCGTTATTTGATACCTTTTCTGCCTTTGGAAACATCCTTTCTTGCAAG GTTGTATGTGATGAGAATGGCTCTAAAGGATATGGCTTTGTTCATTTTGAGACCCAAGAAGCAGCCAATCGTGCCATCGAAACCATGAATGGAATGTTACTCAATGATCGGAAAGT ttttgtGGGCCACTTCAAGTCCCGAAAAGATCGGGAGGCAGAGTTTGGGGCTAAGGCTATGGAGTTCACCAATGTCTATGTGAAGAACTTTGGGGAAGATGTGGATGATGAGAAGCTGAAGGAAGTGTTCTCTGAATACG GTAGGACCCTCAGTGTGCGTGTGATGATGGATGAACGGGGTCGGTCTCGTGGATTTGGCTTTGTGAACTTTGAGAGTCACGAGGATGCTCAAAAG GCAGTGGAGCAGATGAATGGGAAGGAGCTGAGTGGGAAGGTTATTTATGTGGGACGAGCCCAGAAGAGGCTGGAAAGACAGGGAGAGCTAAAGCGGAAGTTTGAACAGATGAAACAAGAACGACTTCATCGTTATCAG GGTGtcaatttgtatgtaaagaatCTGGATGACAGCATAGATGACGAGAGGCTGCGGAAGGAGTTTGCCCCTTATGGCACCATCACAAGTGCTAAA GTGATGATGGATGGGGGACACAGCAAAGGCTTTGGCTTCGTATGCTTCTCGTCCCCTGAGGAGGCCACCAAAGCAGTGACTGAGATGAACGGCCGCATCGTCAGCACGAAGCCGCTGTACGTGGCTTTGGCTCAGAGAAAAGAGGAGCGTAAGGCTATCCTCACCAACCAGTACCTGCAGCGGCTTGCGAGCGTGAGGGCCATGCCTGGCCCCGTTGGCGCCTACCAGCAGTCTTCTGGATACTATGTTTCTGCTATGCCACAG CCTCAAAGCCGCTCTTTCTATGCGGCCAACACCATGAGCCCGATCCGTGCAGCTCCCCGTTGGGCTGCCCAGCCTCCAAGGCCCCATG ACCCGTATCTGCCGCAGCTTGTCAGGACTGCTCCTCCTCGTCGAGCTTCAACTCCCATTAGTACAGTAAGACAGGCCTCAACTCAGGTACCGCGAGGCGTAAGCCACTCTCAGAGAGTTG CCAACATTGGCACACAAACTGTTGGGGGCCGTACCTCGATGTCCGCTGCAGCTGTGCGTGGTGTAAGCCAGTACAAGTATTCTTCGGGGGTCCGTAACATGCAGCCGGTCATAGCCATGCCGGGCCAGACAACTATGCAACAG GTGGTGGAGCCTGCAGTCCATGTTCATGGACAGGAGCCCCTCACTGCTTCCATGCTGGCTGCTGCACCCTTAATGGAGCAGAAGCAGCTTTTAG GAGAGCGACTGTACCCCCTGATCCAAGCCCTACACCCCTCGTTGGCTGGGAAGATAACGGGCATGTTGTTGGAGATTGACAACTCTGAGCTGCTACACATGCTCGAGTCCCCGGAATCCCTGCATTCGAAG GTGGATGAAGCCGTGGCGGTTCTCCAAGCTCACCAGGCGAAGGAAATCTCCCCAAATAAGTAG
- the LOC125744856 gene encoding 14-3-3 protein beta/alpha-1-like gives MDKSDLVQKAKLAEQAERYDDMASAMKAVTEQGHELSNEERNLLSVAYKNVVGARRSSWRVISSIEQKTEGNEKKQQMAREYREKIEGELQDICNDVLGLLDKYLIANASQAESKVFYLKMKGDYYRYLSEVASGDSKKTTVENSQQAYQEAFEISKKEMQPTHPIRLGLALNFSVFYYEILNSPEQACSLAKTAFDEAIAELDTLNEDSYKDSTLIMQLLRDNLTLWTSENQGDEAEPAEGGEN, from the exons ATGGACAAAAGTGACCTGGTACAGAAAGCCAAGCTGGCAGAGCAGGCGGAGCGCTACGACGACATGGCGTCGGCGATGAAGGCCGTGACGGAGCAGGGCCACGAGCTCTCCAACGAGGAGCGTAACCTGCTCTCCGTGGCCTACAAGAACGTGGTGGGCGCCCGGCGCTCGTCCTGGCGCGTCATCTCCAGCATCGAGCAGAAGACGGAGGGCAACGAGAAGAAGCAGCAGATGGCACGCGAGTATCGCGAGAAGATCGAGGGCGAGCTGCAGGACATCTGCAATGACGTCCTG GGACTTCTTGACAAATACCTCATTGCCAATGCAAGTCAAGCAGAAAGCAAGGTCTTCTACCTGAAAATGAAGGGCGATTATTACAGATATCTGTCTGAAGTGGCCTCTGGAGACTCCAAGAAGA CTACGGTGGAAAACTCACAGCAGGCGTACCAGGAGGCCTTCGAAATCAGCAAGAAGGAGATGCAGCCCACACACCCTATCAGACTGGGCTTGGCTCTCAACTTCTCGGTCTTCTACTACGAAATCCTCAACTCTCCTGAGCAGGCCTGCAGCCTGGCAAAGACG GCATTTGATGAAGCAATTGCTGAGCTTGACACCTTGAATGAGGATTCCTACAAAGACAGTACTCTGATCATGCAGCTACTAAGGGACAACCTCACT CTCTGGACATCAGAAAACCAGGGTGATGAAGCCGAACCGGCCGAGGGGGGGGAGAATTAA
- the LOC125744509 gene encoding RNA-binding protein 39-like isoform X2, which produces MADDFDIEAMLEAPYKKDEVKPANANGHEERSKKKKRSKSRSRSRSHDKGRSRSKEHKKNRDRKRSRSCERKQSHSRERRHRSGSRSKERAGRYKTGRKSPPRKGSKGSSPFKKDKSPVREPIDNLTPEERDARTVFCMQLAARIRPRDLEEFFSAVGKVRDVRMISDRNSRRSKGIAYVEFVQVNSVPLAIGLTGQRLLGVPIIVQASQAEKNRAAAMANNLQKGTAGPMRLYVGSLHFNITEDMLRGIFEPFGRIESIQLMMDTETGRSKGYGFITFADAECAKKALEQLNGFELAGRPMKVGHVTERTDASTASSFLDSDELERTGIDLGTTGRLQLMARLAEGTGLQIPPAAQQALQMSGSLPFGAMAAVSAISPALNLNLNMNTAMNLPTQPIATQSFQLSNMFNPQSEDDPGWDVDIKDDVIEECTKHGGIVHVYVDKNSPEGNVYVKCPTIPIAMAAVNALHGRLFAGKMITAAYVPLPTYHNLFPDSVTATQLLVPSRR; this is translated from the exons GAAAAAAAGGAGCAAAAGCAGGAGTCGTAGCCGAAGTCATGATAAGGGACGAAGTAGAAGCAAGGAGCACAAAAAGAATCGTGACCGGAAGCGAAGTAGGAGCTGTGAAAGAAAGCAAAGCCATAGCAGAGAGCGCCGACACCGCAGTGGCTCCCGCAGCAAAGAACGAGCTGGTCGCTACAAAACTGGTCGTAAGAGCCCTCC TCGAAAGGGATCTAAAGGAAGCAGCCCTTTCAAGAAGGATAAGAGTCCAGTGAG GGAGCCAATTGACAACCTGACCCCTGAAGAGAGAGATGCGCGCACTGTGTTCTGCATGCAACTGGCAGCCAGAATACGCCCTCGGGATCTGGAGGAGTTCTTCTCTGCAGTGGGAAAG GTTCGAGATGTGAGAATGATTTCTGATCGAAACTCAAGAAGATCAAAGGGGATTGCTTATGTTGAGTTTGTGCAAGTGAATTCTGTACCACTGGCAATTGGATTAACTGGGCAAAGACTTCTGGGGGTGCCAATTATTGTCCAGGCTTCACAG GCTGAAAAGAACAGGGCTGCTGCAATGGCTAACAACTTGCAGAAGGGCACTGCGGGACCTATGAGGCTATATGTGGGATCTTTGCACTTCAATATCACAGAGGACATGCTACGAGGAATCTTTGAGCCTTTTGGAAGG ATTGAAAGTATTCAGCTCATGATGGATACTGAAACTGGAAGATCAAAAGGATATGGCTTTATTACA TTTGCAGATGCTGAATGTGCTAAGAAGGCCCTAGAGCAGCTGAATGGGTTTGAGCTGGCCGGCAGACCGATGAAAGTGGGTCATGTCACCGAACGCACTGATGCATCGACAGCAAGCTCCTTCTTGGATAGTGATGAGCTCGAGAGGACTGGCATTGACCTTGGCACTACTGGACGCTTGCAGTTGATGGCCAGGCTTGCTGAAG GTACTGGGTTGCAGATCCCACCCGCTGCCCAACAGGCACTGCAGATGAGTGGATCCCTCCCATTCGGGGCCATGGCTGCCGTTTCGG CTATCAGCCCTGCTTTGAACCTGAATTTGAATATGAACACCGCCATGAATCTACCTACGCAGCCTATTGCCACACAGAGCTTCCAGCTTTCCAATATGTTCAATCCTCAGTC TGAAGATGATCCAGGCTGGGATGTTGACATAAAGGATGATGTTATTGAAGAATGCACTAAACATGGGGGGATTGTTCATGTATATGTTGACAAAAATTCACCTGAA GGTAACGTGTATGTGAAATGTCCCACAATTCCCATTGCCATGGCTGCTGTGAATGCATTACATGGGAGACTCTTTGCAG GTAAAATGATTACAGCCGCCTATGTGCCCCTCCCAACCTACCACAACCTCTTCCCGGATTCTGTGACAGCTACTCAGCTTTTAGTTCCTAGTCGCCGGTGA
- the LOC125744509 gene encoding RNA-binding protein 39-like isoform X1 produces the protein MADDFDIEAMLEAPYKKDEVKPANANGHEERSKKKKRSKSRSRSRSHDKGRSRSKEHKKNRDRKRSRSCERKQSHSRERRHRSGSRSKERAGRYKTGRKSPPSFVVYGAHKSRKGSKGSSPFKKDKSPVREPIDNLTPEERDARTVFCMQLAARIRPRDLEEFFSAVGKVRDVRMISDRNSRRSKGIAYVEFVQVNSVPLAIGLTGQRLLGVPIIVQASQAEKNRAAAMANNLQKGTAGPMRLYVGSLHFNITEDMLRGIFEPFGRIESIQLMMDTETGRSKGYGFITFADAECAKKALEQLNGFELAGRPMKVGHVTERTDASTASSFLDSDELERTGIDLGTTGRLQLMARLAEGTGLQIPPAAQQALQMSGSLPFGAMAAVSAISPALNLNLNMNTAMNLPTQPIATQSFQLSNMFNPQSEDDPGWDVDIKDDVIEECTKHGGIVHVYVDKNSPEGNVYVKCPTIPIAMAAVNALHGRLFAGKMITAAYVPLPTYHNLFPDSVTATQLLVPSRR, from the exons GAAAAAAAGGAGCAAAAGCAGGAGTCGTAGCCGAAGTCATGATAAGGGACGAAGTAGAAGCAAGGAGCACAAAAAGAATCGTGACCGGAAGCGAAGTAGGAGCTGTGAAAGAAAGCAAAGCCATAGCAGAGAGCGCCGACACCGCAGTGGCTCCCGCAGCAAAGAACGAGCTGGTCGCTACAAAACTGGTCGTAAGAGCCCTCC ATCATTTGTGGTATACGGAGCCCATAAGAG TCGAAAGGGATCTAAAGGAAGCAGCCCTTTCAAGAAGGATAAGAGTCCAGTGAG GGAGCCAATTGACAACCTGACCCCTGAAGAGAGAGATGCGCGCACTGTGTTCTGCATGCAACTGGCAGCCAGAATACGCCCTCGGGATCTGGAGGAGTTCTTCTCTGCAGTGGGAAAG GTTCGAGATGTGAGAATGATTTCTGATCGAAACTCAAGAAGATCAAAGGGGATTGCTTATGTTGAGTTTGTGCAAGTGAATTCTGTACCACTGGCAATTGGATTAACTGGGCAAAGACTTCTGGGGGTGCCAATTATTGTCCAGGCTTCACAG GCTGAAAAGAACAGGGCTGCTGCAATGGCTAACAACTTGCAGAAGGGCACTGCGGGACCTATGAGGCTATATGTGGGATCTTTGCACTTCAATATCACAGAGGACATGCTACGAGGAATCTTTGAGCCTTTTGGAAGG ATTGAAAGTATTCAGCTCATGATGGATACTGAAACTGGAAGATCAAAAGGATATGGCTTTATTACA TTTGCAGATGCTGAATGTGCTAAGAAGGCCCTAGAGCAGCTGAATGGGTTTGAGCTGGCCGGCAGACCGATGAAAGTGGGTCATGTCACCGAACGCACTGATGCATCGACAGCAAGCTCCTTCTTGGATAGTGATGAGCTCGAGAGGACTGGCATTGACCTTGGCACTACTGGACGCTTGCAGTTGATGGCCAGGCTTGCTGAAG GTACTGGGTTGCAGATCCCACCCGCTGCCCAACAGGCACTGCAGATGAGTGGATCCCTCCCATTCGGGGCCATGGCTGCCGTTTCGG CTATCAGCCCTGCTTTGAACCTGAATTTGAATATGAACACCGCCATGAATCTACCTACGCAGCCTATTGCCACACAGAGCTTCCAGCTTTCCAATATGTTCAATCCTCAGTC TGAAGATGATCCAGGCTGGGATGTTGACATAAAGGATGATGTTATTGAAGAATGCACTAAACATGGGGGGATTGTTCATGTATATGTTGACAAAAATTCACCTGAA GGTAACGTGTATGTGAAATGTCCCACAATTCCCATTGCCATGGCTGCTGTGAATGCATTACATGGGAGACTCTTTGCAG GTAAAATGATTACAGCCGCCTATGTGCCCCTCCCAACCTACCACAACCTCTTCCCGGATTCTGTGACAGCTACTCAGCTTTTAGTTCCTAGTCGCCGGTGA
- the pabpc1l gene encoding polyadenylate-binding protein 1-like isoform X1 yields the protein MNSTGSSYPLASLYVGDLHPDVTEAMLYQKFSPAGPIMSIRVCRDIITRRSLGYAYINFHQPADAECALDTMNYEVIKGRPIRIMWSQRDPRLRKSGVGNIFIKNMDESIDNKALFDTFSAFGNILSCKVVCDENGSKGYGFVHFETQEAANRAIETMNGMLLNDRKVLERDRQLTSGKTEPVSCSLGENVLMSPFGFVGHFKSRKDREAEFGAKAMEFTNVYVKNFGEDVDDEKLKEVFSEYGRTLSVRVMMDERGRSRGFGFVNFESHEDAQKAVEQMNGKELSGKVIYVGRAQKRLERQGELKRKFEQMKQERLHRYQGVNLYVKNLDDSIDDERLRKEFAPYGTITSAKVMMDGGHSKGFGFVCFSSPEEATKAVTEMNGRIVSTKPLYVALAQRKEERKAILTNQYLQRLASVRAMPGPVGAYQQSSGYYVSAMPQPQSRSFYAANTMSPIRAAPRWAAQPPRPHDPYLPQLVRTAPPRRASTPISTVRQASTQVPRGVSHSQRVANIGTQTVGGRTSMSAAAVRGVSQYKYSSGVRNMQPVIAMPGQTTMQQVVEPAVHVHGQEPLTASMLAAAPLMEQKQLLGERLYPLIQALHPSLAGKITGMLLEIDNSELLHMLESPESLHSKVDEAVAVLQAHQAKEISPNK from the exons ATGAACAGCACTGGCTCGTCATACCCCCTTGCCTCGCTGTACGTGGGGGACCTTCACCCTGATGTCACAGAGGCCATGCTCTACCAGAAGTTCTCTCCAGCAGGTCCCATAATGTCCATTCGTGTCTGCCGGGACATTATCACCCGACGGTCCCTCGGATATGCCTATATCAACTTTCATCAGCCTGCTGATG CGGAGTGTGCTTTGGACACGATGAACTACGAGGTCATCAAAGGTCGCCCTATTAGGATTATGTGGTCCCAGCGTGATCCTAGACTACGCAAGTCTGGTGTTGGAAACATCTTTATTAAGAATATGGATGAGTCAATTGATAACAAGGCGTTATTTGATACCTTTTCTGCCTTTGGAAACATCCTTTCTTGCAAG GTTGTATGTGATGAGAATGGCTCTAAAGGATATGGCTTTGTTCATTTTGAGACCCAAGAAGCAGCCAATCGTGCCATCGAAACCATGAATGGAATGTTACTCAATGATCGGAAAGT cttaGAGAGAGATAGACAGTTGACATCAGGGAAAACAGAACCAGTTTCATGTTCCCTGGGGGAAAATGTTTTGATGTCCCCATTTGG ttttgtGGGCCACTTCAAGTCCCGAAAAGATCGGGAGGCAGAGTTTGGGGCTAAGGCTATGGAGTTCACCAATGTCTATGTGAAGAACTTTGGGGAAGATGTGGATGATGAGAAGCTGAAGGAAGTGTTCTCTGAATACG GTAGGACCCTCAGTGTGCGTGTGATGATGGATGAACGGGGTCGGTCTCGTGGATTTGGCTTTGTGAACTTTGAGAGTCACGAGGATGCTCAAAAG GCAGTGGAGCAGATGAATGGGAAGGAGCTGAGTGGGAAGGTTATTTATGTGGGACGAGCCCAGAAGAGGCTGGAAAGACAGGGAGAGCTAAAGCGGAAGTTTGAACAGATGAAACAAGAACGACTTCATCGTTATCAG GGTGtcaatttgtatgtaaagaatCTGGATGACAGCATAGATGACGAGAGGCTGCGGAAGGAGTTTGCCCCTTATGGCACCATCACAAGTGCTAAA GTGATGATGGATGGGGGACACAGCAAAGGCTTTGGCTTCGTATGCTTCTCGTCCCCTGAGGAGGCCACCAAAGCAGTGACTGAGATGAACGGCCGCATCGTCAGCACGAAGCCGCTGTACGTGGCTTTGGCTCAGAGAAAAGAGGAGCGTAAGGCTATCCTCACCAACCAGTACCTGCAGCGGCTTGCGAGCGTGAGGGCCATGCCTGGCCCCGTTGGCGCCTACCAGCAGTCTTCTGGATACTATGTTTCTGCTATGCCACAG CCTCAAAGCCGCTCTTTCTATGCGGCCAACACCATGAGCCCGATCCGTGCAGCTCCCCGTTGGGCTGCCCAGCCTCCAAGGCCCCATG ACCCGTATCTGCCGCAGCTTGTCAGGACTGCTCCTCCTCGTCGAGCTTCAACTCCCATTAGTACAGTAAGACAGGCCTCAACTCAGGTACCGCGAGGCGTAAGCCACTCTCAGAGAGTTG CCAACATTGGCACACAAACTGTTGGGGGCCGTACCTCGATGTCCGCTGCAGCTGTGCGTGGTGTAAGCCAGTACAAGTATTCTTCGGGGGTCCGTAACATGCAGCCGGTCATAGCCATGCCGGGCCAGACAACTATGCAACAG GTGGTGGAGCCTGCAGTCCATGTTCATGGACAGGAGCCCCTCACTGCTTCCATGCTGGCTGCTGCACCCTTAATGGAGCAGAAGCAGCTTTTAG GAGAGCGACTGTACCCCCTGATCCAAGCCCTACACCCCTCGTTGGCTGGGAAGATAACGGGCATGTTGTTGGAGATTGACAACTCTGAGCTGCTACACATGCTCGAGTCCCCGGAATCCCTGCATTCGAAG GTGGATGAAGCCGTGGCGGTTCTCCAAGCTCACCAGGCGAAGGAAATCTCCCCAAATAAGTAG